One Pectinophora gossypiella chromosome 9, ilPecGoss1.1, whole genome shotgun sequence genomic region harbors:
- the LOC126369659 gene encoding zinc finger protein Noc, with protein MVVLEDGGMMTTNPNQYLQPDYLSPLPSSLDSKKSPLALLAQTCSQIGADTTPTKPLLPPLDKKKPVNSVSDMSRSSPSNAKPDKPRSSPESKHLAFKPYEANVVSKRPEETRPSSKASSDSSDDKKSGKSTPGRKSTPPSTETGKSSPNEQKSSPAGSSGTSPIIRSGLEVLGHGKDHLGAFKNLPGLPGFNPLAGLCCPPGMEQHANPAFRPPYAGAPFSAHHAAMLAAAAGFPGSSPNPYLGYARVKTPAGGETLVPVCKDPYCTGCQFSVNNHHLLMSNGSCPAGCTQCEHQKYNLAMAMALSQQGAAAGGLPYPQLSRPYVCNWIVGESYCGKRFGNSEELLQHLRSHTTDGSTPSTAASTQASLLSPLNPLFTTAGLRSAYPTAPLSPLSASRYHPYSKAGLPAGLGASPYGAFNPALGPFYSPYAMYGQRLGAAAVHQ; from the exons ATGGTGGTGCTTGAAGACGGAGGAATGATGACTACTAATCCCAACCAATATCTACAGCCTGATTATTTATCGCCACTTCCATcatct TTGGATTCAAAGAAAAGCCCTCTTGCGCTTTTAGCGCAAACTTGCAGTCAAATCGGTGCCGACACCACACCGACCAAACCGCTGCTGCCGCCGCTTGATAAAAAGAAACCAGTGAACAGTGTTAGTGATATGAGCCGTTCTTCGCCTAGTAACGCGAAACCGGATAAACCTCGTTCGTCGCCGGAAAGCAAACATCTCGCGTTCAAGCCTTACGAAGCAAATGTTGTTTCGAAGAGGCCCGAAGAAACCCGTCCATCGTCTAAAGCCAGTTCAGACAGTTCTGATGATAAGAAATCTGGAAAAAGCACTCCTGGCCGTAAATCCACGCCTCCCTCTACAGAAACTGGAAAGAGCAGCCCCAATGAACAGAAATCTTCTCCAGCGGGATCTTCCGGAACTAGCCCCATCATTCGCTCGGGCTTGGAGGTGTTAGGACACGGAAAGGATCACCTTGGTGCTTTTAAGAATTTACCTGGACTGCCTGGATTCAATCCGCTTGCCGGACTCTGCTGTCCGCCTGGAATGGAACAACATGCTAACCCAGCATTCAGACCCCCATACGCCGGCGCCCCATTTAGTGCTCACCATGCGGCTATGCTAGCCGCTGCCGCTGGTTTCCCAGGGTCATCACCTAACCCCTACCTTGGATATGCTCGTGTTAAAACTCCCGCCGGAGGCGAAACGCTCGTGCCAGTGTGCAAAGACCCTTATTGCACCGGTTGCCAATTTTCAGTCAACAACCACCATTTACTAATGAGCAATGGATCGTGCCCGGCGGGTTGCACCCAGTGCGAGCATCAGAAATACAATCTGGCGATGGCAATGGCACTCTCACAGCAAGGTGCCGCCGCCGGGGGCCTGCCGTACCCCCAACTAAGTCGCCCGTACGTTTGCAATTGGATCGTCGGGGAGTCGTATTGTGGGAAGCGTTTTGGGAATTCTGAAGAGCTTCTACAGCACTTGAGAAGTCACACGACTGATGGCTCTACACCTTCGACAGCCGCCTCTACACAGGCGTCGTTGTTGAGCCCGCTGAATCCCCTATTCACGACTGCGGGACTTCGCAGCGCGTACCCGACGGCACCACTCAGCCCGCTCTCCGCGAGTCGGTACCATCCTTACTCCAAAGCTGGCCTTCCCGCTGGTTTGGGAGCTTCACCTTACGGTGCCTTTAACCCCGCACTAGGACCGTTTTACTCGCCCTACGCCATGTACGGACAGAGACTCGGAGCAGCCGCTGTTCACCAATAA